A stretch of Geitlerinema sp. PCC 9228 DNA encodes these proteins:
- a CDS encoding TauD/TfdA family dioxygenase, whose protein sequence is MQYRAQKHPHRLAYIFLEDGETETERWTYAELNQRAQAIAAHLQKVAPMGARALLLHPQGIEYIAAFLGCLYAGIIAVGAYPPRRNQHLSRLKAIANNSNASLALTVATQQADLQARCAQEPEFPSLHWLATDTIATTQASQWQAPLTLSEAEPPIRKDTPAFLQYTSGSTGTPKGVMVTHENLLDNERIIQQAFQSSESTRVVSWLPLFHDMGLVGSALQSLYIGGQCILFSPVAFLQKPVRWLQAIHRYRATASGAPNFAYDLCVRQISPQQTRALDLSCWELAFNGAEPIRAQTLQKFAETFAKCHFRKSAFYCCYGMAETTLLVSGAEKESLPVVRQVDQRSLQANCVRPPESSESAKEVVSSGKPRLDGQVAIVDPVSHTQCAADGVGEIWVAGSSVAQGYWQRPTETEETFRAFLADTGEGPFLRTGDLGFIQDGELFVVGRLKDTIVIRGLNYYPQDIELTVEPSHPALRDGCGAAVCVDIEGESQLVIVQEVERRFLRNLPVTEIVRAICRAVAAEHELQVYAIALLKTASLPKTSSGKIQRRAAREGFLAQSLSEVARWYRSQGFGDANSEDTQADLYIRRHISEVLGVPLSELQNGQQGLLELGLDSVSSVELRNSLQTSFQVTLPATLTLEYPTIDDLIAYLKQQIEKDSPSQRSASSEVETPANTSMTQLPEAIANLSSSEKRSLLKRLLQKQIDENRTFPLSFPQQRLWFLHQLEPDNHAYNIPVAARLHGNLDAVALEKALQEILRRHEVLRTRFDTNERGEPVQIIEPEASLSLPVIDLRQQQAPESLIEEYTTKEAQQPFDLQQAPLVRAKLLRVSDTEHVVLLTLHHIVADGWSMGILVREMAALYESFSQQTTPSLPELPIQYVDYAVWQRQHLQGEALESLLAYWRQHLGGNPPTLQLPSDRNPQQVSSEQQQGATLPMSVSADLLSQLEKVAASEGVTLFMSLLAAFKTLLYCYSGQEDILVGTDVANRQRAETEDLIGFFVNLVPLRTDMSGQPSFRTLLQRIRQVALGAYAHQELPFEKLVEELQPERQAGETPLVRSLFVLQNTPMPEFQTSQSSGNAGQGLTMSSVEVNDQTSKFDLSLFVGKKQGNLVGNWRYRTDLFSQNRIEQLSQNFVALLEKIVTHPDTRLHQFARSIQPNQMSASSFPSKKSKTKQKKPRLSRGKFQKIQPQAIASRGEDLVQASYLPHLQERAFPLVLQPNFAEVDLAEWAQQNRSYLEQELFQHGAILFRNFHTQSVEKFEKVASAICPHLFGDYGDLPRQDISDRVYGSTPYPADRSILFHNESSHMHCWPRKIFFCCLQPASQGGATPIVDCRRIYQKIDPQIREKFEQKGLMYARNYRQDMDVSWQEFFHTDDPSQVEEYCHRAGIEFKWKEDNCLFTQQQGPGVIQHPETGEKSFFNQVQLHHIACLESETRDSLLSLFDLPNLPRHVFYGDGTAIADEDVAAIRDLYEQEACRFQWQAGDILMLDNMLAAHGRDPYAGERKIVVAMGDMTYKQDVCPAAANGVVQK, encoded by the coding sequence ACATTGCTGCCTTTTTGGGATGTTTGTATGCCGGTATTATTGCTGTTGGCGCTTATCCGCCGCGACGCAACCAACATCTATCGCGATTAAAAGCGATCGCCAACAATTCCAATGCCAGTCTTGCCCTGACTGTAGCGACCCAACAAGCAGACTTGCAAGCCAGATGCGCACAAGAACCAGAATTTCCCTCCTTGCATTGGCTGGCTACCGATACCATCGCCACAACCCAAGCCAGTCAATGGCAGGCACCACTGACATTGAGCGAAGCCGAACCCCCCATCCGTAAAGATACGCCGGCGTTTCTGCAATATACTTCGGGTTCTACAGGAACCCCGAAAGGTGTCATGGTCACCCACGAAAACCTACTGGATAACGAACGTATTATCCAACAAGCCTTCCAAAGCTCCGAAAGTACTCGTGTTGTGAGTTGGTTGCCTCTGTTCCACGATATGGGGTTGGTGGGAAGTGCCTTACAAAGCCTATACATAGGCGGACAGTGCATTTTGTTTTCGCCAGTCGCTTTTCTGCAAAAGCCGGTACGCTGGTTGCAAGCCATCCATCGCTACCGCGCTACTGCCAGTGGGGCACCCAACTTTGCCTACGACTTGTGCGTGCGCCAAATTTCTCCCCAGCAAACGAGAGCGTTAGATCTGAGCTGTTGGGAACTAGCTTTCAACGGAGCCGAACCCATCCGCGCCCAAACCTTACAAAAGTTTGCCGAGACCTTTGCCAAATGCCATTTTCGCAAGTCCGCTTTTTACTGTTGCTACGGCATGGCGGAAACAACGCTGCTGGTATCTGGAGCAGAGAAAGAAAGTTTACCCGTTGTTCGGCAGGTAGACCAGCGTTCCCTGCAAGCCAACTGCGTTCGACCTCCCGAAAGTTCCGAAAGTGCCAAAGAGGTGGTCAGCTCTGGAAAACCCCGCTTGGATGGCCAAGTAGCGATTGTCGATCCTGTTTCTCACACGCAATGTGCTGCCGATGGCGTTGGCGAAATTTGGGTAGCTGGCAGCAGCGTGGCGCAAGGATATTGGCAGCGACCCACCGAAACCGAAGAAACGTTCCGTGCCTTTCTAGCGGATACGGGAGAAGGACCTTTTCTGCGCACTGGAGACTTGGGATTTATACAAGACGGCGAACTCTTCGTAGTCGGTCGCTTGAAAGATACCATCGTCATTCGCGGTCTCAATTACTATCCCCAAGATATTGAGCTGACCGTGGAACCAAGCCATCCGGCGCTGCGAGATGGTTGTGGGGCAGCTGTTTGTGTGGATATAGAAGGCGAATCCCAACTGGTTATCGTACAGGAAGTGGAAAGGCGGTTTCTGCGGAACTTACCCGTAACGGAGATTGTACGGGCGATTTGTCGTGCGGTGGCTGCGGAACACGAGCTGCAAGTCTATGCGATCGCGTTACTCAAAACAGCCAGCCTGCCCAAAACCTCCAGCGGCAAAATCCAGCGCCGTGCTGCCCGGGAAGGATTTCTCGCGCAAAGCTTATCGGAAGTAGCGCGTTGGTATCGTTCCCAAGGGTTCGGCGATGCCAACTCGGAAGATACGCAAGCCGATTTGTACATACGCCGTCACATAAGCGAAGTTTTGGGCGTGCCACTGTCAGAATTGCAAAACGGACAGCAAGGGCTTTTGGAACTGGGGCTTGACTCGGTCAGTTCGGTAGAGTTGCGCAACAGCCTGCAAACCAGCTTTCAAGTAACACTACCCGCTACTCTAACCCTGGAATATCCCACCATTGACGATTTAATTGCTTACCTCAAACAGCAAATCGAAAAGGACAGCCCATCGCAACGCTCTGCGTCGAGCGAGGTCGAAACGCCTGCCAATACCTCTATGACACAACTGCCAGAAGCCATTGCCAATCTTTCCAGTAGCGAAAAGCGATCGCTGCTCAAAAGATTGCTCCAAAAACAGATCGATGAAAACCGAACCTTTCCCCTTTCTTTTCCGCAACAGCGATTGTGGTTTCTCCACCAACTGGAACCGGACAACCACGCTTATAATATTCCGGTTGCGGCTCGCTTGCATGGGAATCTCGATGCCGTTGCCTTAGAAAAAGCCCTCCAGGAAATCCTGCGAAGGCACGAAGTTCTGCGTACCCGATTTGACACCAACGAACGGGGAGAACCGGTACAAATTATCGAACCAGAAGCCTCCCTGTCGCTTCCCGTTATTGACCTGCGCCAACAGCAAGCACCAGAAAGTCTTATCGAGGAATACACCACCAAAGAGGCGCAGCAACCTTTTGACTTGCAGCAAGCGCCCTTGGTGCGTGCCAAGTTGTTACGAGTGAGCGATACCGAACATGTGGTTTTGCTTACCTTACATCATATTGTCGCCGATGGCTGGTCCATGGGCATCTTGGTACGGGAAATGGCTGCCCTGTACGAATCATTTTCCCAGCAAACCACACCTTCTTTGCCAGAACTTCCCATTCAGTATGTCGATTACGCCGTTTGGCAGCGACAACACCTGCAAGGGGAAGCTTTGGAATCGTTGCTTGCCTACTGGCGGCAGCATCTCGGGGGCAATCCGCCGACCTTGCAGCTACCCAGCGATCGCAATCCCCAACAAGTATCCTCAGAACAACAGCAAGGGGCGACCCTGCCCATGTCCGTAAGCGCGGACCTCTTGTCTCAATTGGAAAAAGTGGCTGCTAGTGAAGGTGTCACCTTATTTATGTCCTTGCTAGCTGCTTTCAAAACCCTGCTTTATTGTTACTCGGGGCAGGAAGATATCTTGGTAGGCACCGATGTAGCCAATCGCCAGCGCGCTGAAACTGAGGACTTAATTGGATTTTTCGTTAACTTGGTGCCTTTGCGAACCGATATGTCCGGGCAACCCAGCTTTCGGACCTTGCTGCAAAGAATACGCCAAGTGGCATTGGGGGCTTACGCACACCAGGAATTGCCCTTTGAAAAACTGGTGGAGGAATTGCAGCCGGAACGCCAAGCCGGGGAAACGCCCCTAGTGCGATCGCTGTTTGTCCTACAAAACACGCCAATGCCAGAGTTTCAAACCTCACAATCTTCGGGCAACGCCGGGCAAGGTTTAACCATGAGTTCGGTGGAAGTCAACGACCAAACCTCTAAATTCGACCTCAGTCTTTTTGTGGGGAAAAAACAAGGGAACTTGGTGGGCAATTGGCGATATCGCACCGATTTATTTTCCCAAAATCGAATAGAGCAATTGTCCCAAAATTTTGTGGCTTTGCTAGAGAAAATTGTTACCCATCCCGACACACGATTGCATCAGTTCGCTAGGTCAATTCAACCCAATCAAATGTCTGCTTCTTCTTTTCCATCCAAAAAATCAAAAACCAAACAGAAAAAACCACGTTTGTCCCGAGGCAAATTCCAAAAAATCCAACCCCAAGCGATCGCGTCTCGCGGCGAAGATTTGGTCCAAGCCAGTTACCTTCCCCACTTGCAGGAAAGGGCTTTTCCCTTGGTTTTGCAACCCAATTTTGCCGAAGTCGATTTAGCAGAATGGGCGCAGCAAAATCGCTCTTATTTAGAACAAGAACTGTTCCAACACGGTGCCATTCTCTTTCGTAACTTTCATACTCAATCCGTAGAAAAATTTGAAAAGGTAGCCAGTGCCATTTGCCCCCATTTATTTGGCGATTATGGCGATTTGCCCAGACAGGATATTAGCGATCGCGTTTACGGTTCTACCCCCTATCCCGCCGATCGTTCGATTCTGTTTCACAACGAAAGTTCGCACATGCATTGCTGGCCGCGCAAAATCTTTTTCTGCTGCTTGCAACCCGCTTCCCAAGGAGGCGCTACGCCCATTGTTGATTGCCGCCGAATTTATCAAAAAATAGACCCGCAAATCCGGGAAAAATTCGAACAAAAAGGCTTAATGTACGCGCGCAATTACCGTCAGGATATGGATGTTAGCTGGCAAGAATTTTTCCACACCGACGACCCTTCCCAAGTAGAAGAATATTGTCACCGCGCTGGCATTGAATTTAAGTGGAAAGAAGACAATTGTTTGTTTACGCAGCAACAAGGACCGGGGGTCATCCAACATCCAGAAACTGGCGAGAAAAGTTTCTTCAATCAAGTGCAGTTGCACCATATTGCCTGTTTGGAATCGGAAACGCGGGATTCTTTACTTTCCCTGTTCGATCTTCCCAATTTGCCGCGCCATGTTTTTTACGGCGATGGAACGGCAATAGCCGACGAAGATGTGGCTGCCATTCGGGATTTGTACGAACAAGAAGCCTGCCGTTTCCAGTGGCAAGCTGGCGATATTTTAATGCTAGATAATATGCTAGCTGCCCACGGACGCGATCCCTATGCTGGAGAACGCAAAATTGTCGTTGCTATGGGCGATATGACCTACAAGCAAGATGTTTGCCCGGCTGCTGCCAATGGCGTTGTTCAAAAATAA